Proteins encoded in a region of the Triticum dicoccoides isolate Atlit2015 ecotype Zavitan chromosome 3A, WEW_v2.0, whole genome shotgun sequence genome:
- the LOC119270020 gene encoding dolichyl-diphosphooligosaccharide--protein glycosyltransferase subunit 2, which translates to MAWRLPPLAVLLLLVAAAVAPLSSAVRPVSEAHRSVAAELFAASPDDLETTYEAVRTFKILGVQRDKGLDGKACKLAADRLSSSSSPAKDLFHAVQIAGVLACSVDAGVYDDVASRLKAVIKDTNSLLEFYYSVGGLLSLKEQGHSVVLSDADSTFHAIKALSQSDGRWRYDTNSAESSTFAAGIALEALAGVVSLSDAEVDPSMIGVVKNDIVKLFGTIKSYDDGTFYFDEKYVDGSEYKGPITTSASVVRGVTSFANVVSGKLNIPGEKILGLAKFFLGIGLPGSGKDCINQIESLSLLENNRIFVPLILSLPSKVLSLTSKDQLKVEVTTVFGSAAPPLRVDLVQVLGSDSKVITTDSKELQFDLDNNVHYLDITPLKIDVGKYSLVFEITLQDSEHGTVYTTGGRNTESVVVTGLIKVDKAEIGISENDAGSAESVEKLDLLKDTKVSLSANHLQKLRLSFQLSTPLGRTFKPHQVFLKLKHESKVEHLFVVPGSARQFKIVLDFLGLVEKFYYLSGTYDLELSVGDASMENSFLRALGQLELDLPEAPEKAPRPPAQAVDPLAKFRPQKEIEHIFRVPEKRPPQEVSLAFTGLTLLPFIGFLIGLMRLGVNLKNFPSLPGPAAFASLFHAGIGAVLLLYVLFWVKLDLFTTLKYLSFLGVFLVFVGHRTLSHLSNTAAKQKTA; encoded by the exons ATGGCCTGGAGGCTGCCGCCCCTGGCCGTCCTCCTGCTACTCGTCGCCGCGGCCGTCGCCCCCCTCTCCTCCGCCGTCCGCCCGGTCTCCGAAGCGCACAGATCCGTCGCCGCCGAGCTCTTCGCCGCCTCCCCCGACGA CTTGGAGACGACGTACGAGGCGGTCAGGACGTTCAAGATACTCGGAGTGCAGAGGGATAAGGGCCTTGATGGCAAGGCCTGCAAGCTCGCCGCGGATAGGCTGTCTTCGTCCTCGTCGCCCGCCAAGGATCTGTTCCACGCGGTCCAGATCGCTGGCGTTCTCGCATGCAGCGTCGATGCCGGTGTTTACGAT GACGTCGCGTCGAGGCTTAAGGCGGTGATCAAGGACACCAATTCGCTGCTGGAGTTCTACTATTCTGTGGGAGGGCTGCTCAGCCTCAAG GAACAAGGCCACAGTGTTGTTTTGTCTGATGCCGATAGCACATTTCACGCAATTAAG GCACTTAGCCAAAGTGATGGGAGATGGCGCTATGACACCAACAGTGCTGAATCCAGCACATTTGCTGCTG GTATAGCACTAGAAGCATTGGCAGGAGTTGTTTCACTGTCTGATGCGGAGGTTGATCCGTCTATG ATTGGAGTCGTTAAAAATGACATCGTGAAACTATTTGGCACAATCAAGAGCTATG ATGATGGAACCTTCTATTTTGATGAGAAGTATGTTGATGGTTCTGAATACAAGGGCCCTATAACAACTTCTGCTTCAGTAGTACGTGGTGTCACCTCCTTCGCTAATGTTGTTTCTGGGAAATTGAAC ATCCCTGGTGAGAAAATACTGGGCTTGGCAAAGTTCTTTCTTGGTATTGGGCTCCCAGGTAGTGGAAAGGATTGCATTAATCAGATTGAGTCCTTGTCGCTCCTGGAAAACAATAG gatctttgttcCTTTGATCCTTTCACTTCCTTCCAAAGTACTGTCACTGACCTCCAAAGACCAGCTTAAG GTTGAAGTAACTACAGTGTTTGGTTCTGCGGCACCTCCGCTCAGAGTGGATCTTGTGCAAGTCTTGGGCTCTGATTCCAAGGTCATCACCACTGACAGCAAG GAACTTCAGTTTGACCTCGACAACAATGTTCATTACTTGGACATTACTCCATTGAAAATAGATGTTGGGAAGTACTCGCTAGTTTTTGAG ATTACTCTTCAGGATTCAGAACATGGAACTGTTTACACTACTGGAGGGAGAAACACCGAGTCTGTCGTTGTTACAGGACTGATCAAAGTTGACAAGGCAGAAATTGGAATTTCTGAGAATGATGCTGGGAGTGCGGAGTCTGTCGAAAA GTTAGATCTGCTGAAAGATACAAAAGTTTCTCTCTCTGCGAACCATCTGCAGAAGTTACGTCTATCTTTTCAACTATCTACACCACTTGGACGCACATTTAAACCTCACCAG GTTTTCTTGAAGTTAAAGCATGAAAGCAAGGTTGAACACTTATTTGTGGTGCCAGGTTCTGCGAGGCAATTCAAAATTGTTCTA GATTTTCTTGGATTGGTAGAGAAATTTTACTACCTTTCGGGAACATATGACCTCGAGCTTTCAGTTGGTGATGCTTCAATG GAAAATTCGTTCCTACGAGCCCTTGGCCAATTGGAGTTGGACTTGCCGGAGGCCCCAGAAAAGGCCCCACGTCCTCCGGCACAAGCTGTTGACCCGTTAGCAAAGTTTAGGCCACAGAAGGAGATAGAACACATATTCCGTGTGCCAGAGAAGAGGCCACCGCAGGAAGTCTCCCTTGCATTTACTGGCCTCACGCTCCTCCCTTTCATTGGGTTCTTGATTGGG CTTATGCGTCTGGGAGTCAACTTGAAGAACTTCCCTTCCCTGCCAGGACCAGCTGCATTCGCATCACTCTTCCATGCCGGAATCGGAGCAGTACTGTTGCTCTATGTTCTCTTCTGGGTTAAG CTGGATCTTTTCACAACTCTGAAGTACCTCAGCTTCCTCGGCGTGTTCCTTGTGTTCGTCGGCCATAGGACCCTTTCTCATCTTTCCAACACGGCAGCAAAACAGAAGACTGCTTGA
- the LOC119270021 gene encoding ABC transporter B family member 26, chloroplastic-like, with product MPPAPAALLLAAPAGLSLGLAPWRPCLRAPPPRLRLRLRAARIRAAATVNGEFGGLGRRRLDAGEFIGRLRNVLPGGSWWRLEDEDAGGAGRAEASGATAASALSRMWALVSNDRWVIFAGFASLVCAALAEIAIPHLLAASIFSAQNGGAVFYRNAKLLVVLCMISGVFSGVRSCCFGIANMILVKRMREMLFDSILSQDIAFFDEETVGDLTSRLGSDCQQVSRVIGNDLNLISRNLLQGIGALIYLLILSWPLGLCTMLTCGTLSTIMLVHGRYQKKASKFAQEFTASANNVAQEAISLVRTVRVYGTEKQEFKRYAKWLDKLYDVSFRQTMAYGGWSLSLNYLYHSTQVVAVLIGGIAIMNGKFTAEQLTKFTLYAEWLILSTWWIGDNWSSLMQSVGASEKVFRLMDLLPSRQLTSKGLRLQKLEGRIQYADVEFSYPSRPSAPILRRLNLTLNPNEVVAIVGLSGSGKSTIVNLLLQLYEPTNGQILIDGVPLSELDTRWFRERIGFVGQEPKLFRMDVSSNIKYGCPREVSQEEVEWAAKQAYAHDFLMALPDGYNTIVDDALLSGGQKQRVAIARALLRDPAILVLDEATSALDAESEHYVKSVITEVSTDPKARRTVIIIAHRLSTIQAADRIIVMENGSIVEDGKHSDLVKQDGLYSRLAQRQNDALP from the exons atGCCGCCGGCCCCGGCCGCGCTGCTCCTCGCGGCGCCCGCGGGGCTGTCGCTGGGCCTGGCGCCCTGGCGGCCGTGCCTGCGGGCCCCGCCGCCCAGGCTGCGGCTCCGGCTGCGTGCCGCGAGGATCCGCGCGGCGGCGACCGTCAACGGCGAGTTCGGCGGGCTCGGCaggcgccgcctcgacgccggcgaGTTCATCGGGCGGCTGCGGAACGTGCTGCCGGGGGGCAGCTGGTGGCGCctcgaggatgaggacgcgggcggGGCCGGCCGCGCCGAGGCCAGCGGGGCCACGGCCGCCTCCGCGCTCAGCCGGATGTGGGCCCTCGTATCCAACGACCGATGGGTCATCTTCGCCGGCTTCGCGTCGCTCGTCTGCGCCGCG CTCGCGGAGATCGCTATCCCCCATCTGCTCGCGGCCTCCATCTTCTCCGCGCAGAATGGAGGGGCCGTCTTCTACCGGAACGCCAAGCTTCTGGTTGTTCTGTGTATGATTTCCGGAGTGTTTAG TGGTGTGCGAAGCTGCTGTTTTGGTATTGCCAACATGATATTG GTTAAACGAATGAGAGAAATGCTGTTTGATTCCATCCTTTCTCAG GATATTGCGTTTTTCGATGAAGAAACTGTCGGAGATTTGACAAGTAGGCTTGGTTCTGACTGCCAGCAAGTGTCTAGAGTTATTGGCAATGATCTTAATTTGATTTCACGCAATTTGCTTCAG GGTATAGGAGCACTGATTTATCTTCTAATCTTATCATGGCCTCTTGGACTGTGCACTATGCTTACTTGTGGGACATTGTCGACAATTATGCTAGTTCATGGACG GTATCAGAAAAAGGCCTCTAAATTTGCACAAGAGTTCACTGCAAGTGCCAATAAT GTTGCTCAAGAAGCGATAAGTTTGGTTAGAACAGTGCGAGTGTATGGGACGGAAAAGCAAGAGTTCAAAAG GTATGCGAAGTGGCTGGATAAGCTGTATGATGTGAGCTTTCGACAGACGATGGCTTATGGAGGCTGGAGCTTGAGCTTGAATTATCTGTACCATTCTACTCAG GTTGTTGCTGTTTTGATTGGAGGAATAGCAATCATGAATGGGAAGTTCACTGCCGAGCAACTGACAAAATTCACACTGTACGCCGAGTGGCTGATTTTGTCTACCTGGTGGATTGGAGACAATTGGTCCTCCCTGATGCAGTCTGTTGGAGCAAGTGAAAAAGTCTTCCGGTTGATGGATCTCTTGCCTAGCAGGCAGCTTACCTCTAAAG GCCTCAGGTTACAGAAGCTGGAAGGACGAATTCAATATGCAGATGTAGAATTTTCATATCCTTCAAGACCTTCA GCACCAATTTTGAGAAGACTGAATCTAACACTCAATCCAAATGAAGTAGTTGCAATT GTTGGTCTTAGTGGAAGTGGCAAGAGTACTATAGTTAACCTACTACTTCAACTATATGAACCTACAAATGGGCAA ATATTAATAGATGGTGTCCCACTCAGCGAACTTGACACCAGATGGTTCAGGGAAAGAATTGGTTTTGTGGGACAG GAGCCTAAGCTATTCCGGATGGATGTTAGTTCTAATATTAAGTATGGCTGCCCAAGAGAAGTTAGCCAGGAAGAAGTTGAGTGGGCTGCAAAACAGGCTTATGCTCACGATTTCTTAATGGCTCTTCCTGATGGTTATAACACCATTGTCGACGATGCTCTTCTTAGTGGAGGCCAAAAGCAACGCGTCGCTATTGCAAGGGCCCTTCTGAGGGACCCGGCCATCTTAGTACTCGACGAAGCCACTAGTGCACTTGATGCCGAGAGTGAACATTATGTGAAG AGTGTCATCACAGAAGTTAGCACTGATCCTAAGGCTCGAAGAACTGTGATTATCATAGCTCACAG GCTGTCTACGATTCAAGCGGCTGACAGAATCATTGTGATGGAAAATGGCAGTATTGTGGAG GACGGAAAGCACAGCGACCTTGTCAAGCAGGATGGATTGTATTCAAGATTAGCGCAGCGACAAAATGATGCTCTCCCGTAG